One window of the Amycolatopsis mediterranei genome contains the following:
- a CDS encoding esterase-like activity of phytase family protein, which yields MSPRVLPTVLTAALIGGILAAAPASATESHQRPIRLLGEKIVPNALQFQGTTVGGLSSIDYDPRTGGYALICDDRSAINPARFYTATFPVSANGVGPVTLTGTKPLLRPDGTPYPPLTQNDPAKPQNEQTIDPEELRVDPWTGGYYWSQEGERTATTLIDPSIREARRDGEYVRDLPIPANEKMTPAAGPRQNLALEGLTFAGFGSLIASELEGPLLQDGSMPTTTAGALSRITLQSRFGPVFAQYAYPQEPIFASPVPAGAFATTGVSSMLAVDQADPTKFLMMERSFVTGVGNKVRVYEIDTKGATNVLNVKSLSDAKHVKPVKKRLLFDAADLGLSTVDNLEGMTWGPKLPNGERSLIIVSDDNFSATQVTQFAALAVPSERL from the coding sequence ATGTCACCGCGTGTACTGCCCACCGTCCTGACCGCTGCCCTGATCGGGGGAATCCTCGCCGCGGCGCCGGCGAGTGCCACCGAGAGTCACCAGCGGCCGATCCGGCTGCTCGGCGAGAAGATCGTCCCGAACGCCCTCCAGTTCCAAGGCACGACGGTCGGCGGCCTGTCCAGCATCGACTACGACCCGCGGACCGGCGGCTACGCGCTGATCTGCGACGACCGGTCGGCGATCAACCCCGCCCGGTTCTACACGGCGACGTTCCCGGTGTCGGCGAACGGCGTCGGCCCGGTCACCCTGACCGGCACGAAGCCGCTGCTGCGCCCGGACGGCACGCCGTACCCGCCGCTCACGCAGAACGATCCGGCGAAGCCGCAGAACGAGCAGACGATCGACCCCGAAGAGCTGCGCGTCGACCCGTGGACCGGCGGCTACTACTGGTCGCAGGAGGGCGAGCGGACGGCGACGACGCTGATCGACCCGTCGATCCGCGAGGCGCGCCGCGACGGCGAATACGTCCGCGACCTGCCGATCCCGGCGAACGAAAAGATGACGCCGGCGGCGGGGCCGCGCCAGAACCTGGCCCTCGAAGGCCTCACCTTCGCCGGGTTCGGGTCGCTGATCGCCAGCGAGCTCGAAGGCCCGCTGCTTCAGGACGGCTCGATGCCGACGACGACGGCCGGCGCGCTGTCGCGGATCACCCTGCAGTCCCGGTTCGGTCCGGTCTTCGCGCAGTATGCCTACCCGCAGGAGCCGATTTTCGCGTCACCGGTGCCCGCTGGCGCGTTCGCCACCACGGGCGTGTCCTCGATGCTGGCCGTCGACCAGGCCGACCCGACGAAGTTCCTGATGATGGAACGCTCGTTCGTCACCGGCGTCGGCAACAAGGTCCGCGTCTACGAGATCGACACCAAGGGCGCAACGAACGTCCTGAACGTCAAGTCCCTGAGCGACGCGAAGCACGTCAAGCCGGTGAAGAAGCGGCTCCTCTTCGACGCGGCCGACCTCGGATTGTCCACTGTGGACAACCTGGAGGGCATGACCTGGGGTCCGAAGCTGCCGAACGGCGAGCGCAGCTTGATCATCGTCAGCGACGACAACTTCTCGGCGACGCAGGTCACCCAGTTCGCCGCACTGGCGGTCCCCTCCGAACGGCTTTGA
- a CDS encoding SdpI family protein: MFAIALVPVVLGLFVGFGGFLGFRERLTREGGTGVRTEAALRSEEAFKLANRVAGLPTMAGGAIAVLTGLAGLAMPTTGGLISAALAGVLAMVLLVMGGGVLGNRAALTVPAPAPAAPAGCSGCACGAGGCGVFKKDEA; encoded by the coding sequence GTGTTCGCTATCGCGCTGGTTCCGGTCGTGCTGGGTCTGTTCGTCGGCTTTGGTGGGTTCCTCGGGTTCCGCGAGCGCTTGACGCGCGAGGGCGGCACCGGGGTGCGCACGGAAGCGGCGTTGCGCAGCGAAGAAGCTTTCAAGCTGGCCAACCGCGTCGCGGGCCTGCCGACCATGGCCGGAGGCGCGATCGCCGTGCTCACCGGGCTGGCCGGCCTGGCCATGCCGACGACCGGCGGCCTGATCTCCGCCGCGCTCGCGGGCGTGCTCGCCATGGTGCTGCTGGTCATGGGCGGTGGCGTGCTCGGCAACCGGGCCGCGCTGACCGTGCCCGCCCCGGCTCCGGCGGCGCCCGCCGGCTGCAGCGGCTGCGCGTGCGGTGCCGGCGGCTGCGGCGTCTTCAAGAAGGACGAGGCCTAA
- a CDS encoding YqgE/AlgH family protein: MFPSRSHSPGQGWDHGSVPADAEVEPGTLLVAAPTMVDPNFRRTVVFVIDHREEGTLGVVLNRPSDVAVHDVLPNWGGHVAEPQAVFVGGPVEKKTALCLAALRTGETAASVPGVIAVRGPVALVDLDTDPEALVPKVRGVRVFAGYAGWNSGQLAGEIEREDWVIVPALPSDILASPDGDLWSQVLRRQGIPLALLATHPGDLQRN, from the coding sequence TTGTTCCCGAGCCGAAGTCATTCGCCCGGCCAAGGGTGGGATCATGGGTCTGTGCCAGCGGACGCCGAGGTTGAACCGGGAACGCTCCTGGTCGCCGCCCCCACGATGGTCGACCCCAACTTCCGGCGGACCGTGGTGTTCGTCATCGATCATCGCGAAGAAGGCACGCTCGGCGTGGTCTTGAACCGGCCGAGTGACGTCGCGGTGCACGACGTGCTGCCCAACTGGGGCGGGCACGTCGCCGAGCCGCAGGCCGTGTTCGTCGGCGGGCCGGTCGAGAAGAAGACCGCGTTGTGCCTGGCCGCACTGCGGACCGGCGAGACGGCGGCCAGCGTGCCGGGGGTGATCGCGGTCCGCGGCCCGGTCGCGCTGGTCGACCTGGACACCGATCCCGAGGCGCTGGTGCCGAAGGTCCGTGGCGTGCGCGTGTTCGCCGGGTACGCGGGCTGGAACTCCGGTCAGCTGGCCGGCGAGATCGAGCGCGAAGACTGGGTCATCGTGCCCGCTCTGCCGAGCGACATCCTGGCCTCACCGGACGGCGACCTCTGGAGCCAGGTCCTGCGCCGCCAGGGCATCCCGCTGGCGTTGCTGGCCACCCACCCGGGCGACCTCCAGCGGAATTAG